In Parasphingorhabdus halotolerans, a single window of DNA contains:
- the odhB gene encoding 2-oxoglutarate dehydrogenase complex dihydrolipoyllysine-residue succinyltransferase, with translation MATEVKVPVLGESITEATLGEWLKQPGDTVAADEPIASLETDKVALEVPAPQAGVMGEHMVAVGDTVEVGAVIATIEAGSGSGTSTSKAKAVEPTDPPAKTAATTAEAKAEQGEPASSITLSPAVRRLVLEHGVDPSKINGSGKDGRLTKDDVEQYVKVGGAKADVLAAKGTATAADTHPIPSATSVGSNRGEERVRMTRLRQTVARRLKEAQDTAALLTTFNDVDMTAVIETRSKYKDLFAKKHGVKLGFMGFFAKAACLALKDVPSVNAQIDGEEIVYHDYVDISVAVSAPNGLVVPVIRNAEAMSFADVENTIGDFGKRAKDGTLTMADMAGGTFTISNGGVFGSLMSTPIINPPQSAVLGLHRIEDRAVVVNGEVVVRPMMYLALSYDHRLIDGREAVTFLVRIKEAIEDPTRLLIDL, from the coding sequence ATGGCAACAGAAGTAAAAGTTCCCGTCCTGGGTGAGTCCATCACCGAAGCCACTTTGGGCGAATGGCTGAAGCAACCAGGCGACACCGTCGCGGCGGACGAACCGATCGCTAGTCTGGAAACCGACAAGGTCGCACTGGAAGTGCCTGCGCCCCAAGCGGGCGTGATGGGTGAGCACATGGTTGCTGTCGGCGATACGGTCGAAGTGGGTGCGGTGATCGCTACCATTGAAGCAGGCAGCGGTTCCGGGACATCGACGAGCAAAGCCAAGGCCGTTGAGCCAACTGACCCGCCTGCCAAAACTGCCGCGACGACGGCTGAGGCCAAAGCCGAACAAGGTGAACCGGCATCGTCCATCACGCTGTCACCGGCAGTGCGGCGTCTGGTTCTTGAGCATGGAGTTGACCCCAGCAAAATCAACGGCAGCGGTAAAGATGGTCGCCTGACCAAGGATGATGTCGAGCAATATGTGAAAGTGGGCGGCGCAAAAGCCGATGTGCTGGCTGCCAAAGGCACGGCGACGGCGGCCGACACGCATCCAATCCCAAGCGCAACTTCTGTCGGCAGCAATCGCGGCGAGGAACGCGTGCGCATGACCCGCCTGCGTCAAACGGTCGCGCGACGGCTGAAAGAAGCCCAAGATACAGCCGCGCTTCTCACCACGTTCAACGATGTCGATATGACGGCTGTGATCGAAACGCGTAGCAAATATAAGGACCTGTTTGCCAAGAAGCATGGCGTGAAACTCGGCTTTATGGGCTTTTTCGCCAAGGCGGCATGCCTTGCGCTCAAGGACGTGCCTTCGGTCAATGCGCAGATTGACGGGGAGGAAATTGTCTATCATGATTATGTTGATATTTCGGTCGCGGTGAGCGCGCCCAACGGTCTTGTCGTTCCCGTCATCCGCAATGCCGAAGCGATGAGCTTTGCCGATGTTGAAAACACTATCGGCGATTTTGGCAAGCGGGCAAAAGACGGCACGCTGACGATGGCGGATATGGCGGGCGGGACTTTCACCATTTCTAACGGCGGCGTGTTCGGCAGCCTGATGTCGACACCGATTATCAACCCGCCGCAGTCGGCTGTGCTGGGTCTTCACCGCATTGAAGACCGGGCAGTGGTGGTAAACGGCGAAGTCGTCGTGCGGCCGATGATGTATCTGGCGCTGAGCTATGACCATCGGTTAATTGATGGGCGTGAGGCGGTTACGTTCCTCGTGAGGATCAAGGAAGCGATTGAGGATCCGACACGGCTTTTGATTGATCTTTAG